A stretch of DNA from Thiohalorhabdus sp. Cl-TMA:
TTCCTGGTATTCTGCCTCGGGCAGGGCCCCATAGGCTTGGAGCAGATCGATGGTGAGGGAAACCCGGGGAATGCCCAGCGGATGGTTGTCGTTGTAGCTCCGGCGGCGGTACCGCGCGGCGCCGAAGAACACCGCCGGACCGCTCATCGCTCCCGGTCCTCCTGCTCGCCGGTGGCGTTCTCCTCGGTATAGTGGCCCTTGAAGCCGCGGGGCGCGCCGCGTTGGGCGCCGCTCATCATGGTCTGCAGGCGCAGCTCCTTGTTGATGCGGACCAGCCGGCCGGGTATCCAGAACAGGTCGGCGAGGGCCGCCAGGCCGGGGACCAGCCACAGCCAGGGGAGCCCGAAAGCGAGCTGCACCCCAAGGGCGATCAGGGAGGCAGCCGGATAGGCGAGCCCGCCCCGGCGCTCGAGGAGATAGAAGCGGTGGAGACCGAGGGGAAACAGCAGCCAGCGCAGGTAGGCCCCCAGACGGGTCCGCGCCACGGACTTGTAAGCCATCTGGACCTGCTGCAGGCCGCCTCCCTTGAGGTCCATGGCCTCCCACTGCTTGCCCATTCTTTTACCCCCTCATAAAATAATTTGGTTTATTATGGGGTTTTTTGTTTGAGAAAATTTATCAACTTTTCAGGACGCCCGGAAGGGGAAGGCCCCCTGAAGCGAGCCAGACCGGAAAGTCCTGTGGGAGACCCGGTGAATCCGGGCGGATGGTAGGGAATCATGGCCGATCGCAGGCTGCACGTCTTTCATACCGTTGCGCGGCTTTCCAGCTTCACCAAGGCGGCTAACCGGCTGCACATGACCCAGCCGGCGGTCACTTTCCAGGTCAAGCAGCTCGAGGAGCAGTTCAACACCCGGCTATTCGACCGCAACCACAACCGGATCACCCTGACCAGCGCGGGCTCCATCGTCTACGACTATGCCGACAAGATCCTGAGCCTCTACGACGAGATGGAGAGCTCGGTGGGGGAGCTGACCGGGGAGATGCGCGGCATCCTGCTGGTGGGGGCGAGCACCACCATCGGCGAATACCTGCTGCCGCGGGTGCTCGGCGCCTTCCGGATGGCCTATCCGGCCATGAAGGTCCGCATGAACGTGGCCAATACCCGCGATATCGTCCAGCAGGTGGAGAACAACACCATCGACATAGGCATCGTCGAGGGCGTGGTCCATAACAGCAACCTGGCCATCCGGGAATGCCAGCCCGACCAGCTCATGGCCATATTCCCGCAGGGCCATGCCCTGGCCGCCAAGGAGCGGGTGACGCCCGGGGATCTGCTCGATTACCAGTTCGTCCTCCGCGAGGAAGGCTCCGGTACCCGCGAGGTCCTGGCCGACTATATCCGGGACGGCGGCGAGGACCCCAACAAGCTGGATATCGTCATGGAGCTCGGCTCCGGCGAGTCGGTGAAGGGCGCGGTGGAAAGCGGGCTGGGGATCTCGGTGGTCTCCGAGGCCACGGTGCGCAAGGAGGCCCAGCTCGGCACCCTGGAGGTGCGGCCGCTGGAGCCGGCCCTCAAGCGCGCCTTCTCCTTCGTCCATCAGAAGCAGAAGTTCCGCTCGCAGGCGGTGGAGCACTTCTACCAGTTCATCATGGAGCAATGCAAAAAGGGCGACCCCTGGGCCAAGGAGAACGGTTCGGCGCAGGACCAGGATCAGGTCGCGCTCTGACGCCCGCTGGGGGGCTTGCACATATGCGGCAGTTCTTCGTCATTCAGCACAGCCACCACGAATTTCTGGGCACCATCGAGAAGCAGCTGGAGCACCGGGAGATCGGCTTCGTCTATATCCGGCCTTTCCTGGGCCAGTCCGTGCCCGGCACGCCCCAGGACAAGGACGCCCTGTTCCTGCTGGCGGGCCCCATGGACCCCACAGAGAAGGATGACTTCCCCTATCTGACGGAAGAGGAATTCCT
This window harbors:
- a CDS encoding TM2 domain-containing protein gives rise to the protein MGKQWEAMDLKGGGLQQVQMAYKSVARTRLGAYLRWLLFPLGLHRFYLLERRGGLAYPAASLIALGVQLAFGLPWLWLVPGLAALADLFWIPGRLVRINKELRLQTMMSGAQRGAPRGFKGHYTEENATGEQEDRER
- a CDS encoding selenium metabolism-associated LysR family transcriptional regulator, with protein sequence MADRRLHVFHTVARLSSFTKAANRLHMTQPAVTFQVKQLEEQFNTRLFDRNHNRITLTSAGSIVYDYADKILSLYDEMESSVGELTGEMRGILLVGASTTIGEYLLPRVLGAFRMAYPAMKVRMNVANTRDIVQQVENNTIDIGIVEGVVHNSNLAIRECQPDQLMAIFPQGHALAAKERVTPGDLLDYQFVLREEGSGTREVLADYIRDGGEDPNKLDIVMELGSGESVKGAVESGLGISVVSEATVRKEAQLGTLEVRPLEPALKRAFSFVHQKQKFRSQAVEHFYQFIMEQCKKGDPWAKENGSAQDQDQVAL